A window from candidate division WOR-3 bacterium encodes these proteins:
- a CDS encoding T9SS type A sorting domain-containing protein produces the protein MDGYVNFYPANPNLQSAFTSAMTRPCYLNIFLDGDFDPSTHSGNVRATLILEASIGTGPFRLHFAAVSKVVPYPHGYFSDFHYPMRRMCPNYNGTTVTFSGTYPETLEVSIPFTLDTTWWNYEEGAIYFAVWLQTHGSPKYIHQSNKIDISGLNAVEETPSSPVLSDIFGLGDFYPNPFVGTAFIPVQISSASSVSLRIFDVSGRTVRTIAVNRELDSNTSFAWDGKDDSGREVSAGIYRVELTSPDRNDSKILIKVQ, from the coding sequence TTACTTCGGCGATGACCAGACCTTGTTATCTGAACATTTTTCTTGACGGTGATTTCGACCCTTCGACGCATTCCGGTAATGTAAGAGCCACTCTTATCCTTGAAGCTTCCATCGGCACCGGACCTTTCAGGTTGCACTTCGCGGCAGTTTCAAAAGTAGTGCCCTACCCCCATGGATATTTCTCGGATTTTCATTACCCCATGCGAAGGATGTGCCCAAATTACAACGGAACTACTGTCACGTTTTCCGGAACTTACCCTGAAACCCTCGAAGTATCAATTCCTTTCACGTTGGACACTACATGGTGGAACTACGAAGAAGGCGCAATTTATTTTGCCGTATGGCTTCAGACTCACGGATCCCCTAAATACATCCACCAGAGCAACAAGATAGACATTTCAGGACTCAACGCAGTCGAGGAGACGCCTTCCTCTCCCGTCCTGTCTGATATTTTCGGTTTAGGTGATTTTTACCCCAACCCGTTCGTCGGAACAGCTTTCATCCCGGTCCAAATATCCTCCGCTTCATCTGTCTCCCTCAGAATATTCGACGTTAGCGGCAGAACTGTAAGGACAATCGCTGTGAACAGAGAGCTGGATTCCAACACGTCCTTTGCGTGGGACGGAAAAGACGATTCCGGAAGAGAAGTTTCGGCTGGAATATACAGGGTCGAGCTGACATCACCCGACCGTAACGATTCGAAAATTTTGATCAAAGTTCAGTG